Proteins encoded in a region of the Zea mays cultivar B73 chromosome 2, Zm-B73-REFERENCE-NAM-5.0, whole genome shotgun sequence genome:
- the LOC103647166 gene encoding probable serine/threonine-protein kinase PBL28, whose translation MEMRGLVLVLVMVMVMAPLPSCKAADHDFGTEGEYIMVRRSTLTVLVVFALLVVGVAIGVTRWLRRKAKETTATESPAAKLSSQSSQGGHRQVAAVAAHAHAHGSGTEASGRWSGLYRFTREEIERAVDYASSRIYLGSGSAGQVYQGVLPSGQLVAVKHIHRTAMSGSFTREVEQLCKVRHPNLVCLFGYCDEEGDQYLVYEYCANGNLAQNLLRSDSVLPWETRVKILRDCASVLRFLHTHPDGCIVHRDIKLTNILLTEKKVPKLSDFGLAKMLEMEETKVFTDVRGTIGYMDPEYITHSKLTCASDIYSFGVVTLQLLSGRKVIELDIVARDSLTKKAKDVVSGKKPLEEFIDPRVRDDVVIEDFVLILKIAVLCVASSSVGRPTIKDVFEEMDRALRSTAVKTRARKEMNAASLTAQYAKVLDV comes from the exons ATGGAGATGAGAGGGCTGGTTCTGGTTTTGGTCATGGTCATGGTCATGGCTCCTCTACCTAGCTGCAAGGCGGCTGATCATGATTTTGGGACAG AGGGTGAATACATCATGGTGAGACGTAGCACACTCACAGTCCTGGTGGTCTTTGCGTTGCTAGTAGTCGGCGTCGCCATCGGGGTCACCAGGTGGCTGAGGAGGAAAGCGAAGGAAACCACCGCTACAGAATCACCAGCAGCGAAGCTATCATCGCAGTCGTCGCAGGGCGGCCACAGGcaggtagcagcagtagcagcgcaTGCGCATGCGCATGGCAGTGGCACGGAGGCGAGCGGCAGGTGGTCGGGCCTGTACAGGTTCACCAGGGAGGAGATCGAGAGGGCCGTCGACTACGCGAGCAGCAGGATCTACCTCGGCTCCGGCAGCGCGGGGCAGGTGTACCAGGGGGTGCTCCCCAGCGGGCAGCTCGTCGCCGTCAAGCACATCCACAGGACGGCCATGTCCGGGTCCTTCACCAGGGAGGTGGAGCAGCTGTGCAAGGTCAGGCACCCCAACCTGGTGTGCCTCTTCGGCTACTGCGACGAGGAGGGCGACCAGTACCTGGTGTACGAGTACTGCGCCAATGGGAACCTTGCCCAGAACCTACTCA GGAGTGACTCCGTGCTCCCATGGGAAACAAGGGTGAAGATCCTGAGGGACTGCGCATCCGTCCTGAGGTTCCTCCACACGCACCCTGACGGATGCATCGTCCACAGAGACATCAAG CTCACCAACATCCTGCTGACAGAGAAGAAGGTGCCGAAGCTGTCCGACTTCGGGCTGGCGAAGATGCTGGAGATGGAGGAGACCAAGGTGTTCACGGACGTGAGAGGCACCATCGGGTACATGGACCCCGAGTACATCACCCACTCCAAGCTCACCTGCGCCAGCGACATTTACAGCTTCGGCGTCGTCACCCTGCAGCTCCTGTCCGGGAGGAAGGTCATAGAACTCGACATCGTTGCGCGTGATTCACTCACCAAGAAG gccAAGGATGTAGTGAGTGGGAAGAAGCCACTGGAGGAGTTCATAGACCCACGTGTGAGGGACGATGTCGTCATAGAAGATTTCGTGCTGATACTGAAGATCGCAGTCCTCTGCGTCGCGAGCTCAAGCGTAGGACGCCCCACCATAAAGGACGTGTTCGAGGAGATGGACAGAGCCCTGAGAAGTACAGCCGTAAAG ACTAGAGCAAGGAAGGAGATGAACGCGGCAAGTTTGACTGCTCAGTATGCAAAGGTGTTAGACGTGTAG